A window of the Paraburkholderia sp. ZP32-5 genome harbors these coding sequences:
- the phnA gene encoding phosphonoacetate hydrolase, whose product MSTLHDTELSVNGRDYRFPSVPVVVICLDGSEPAYIEEAAKAGRAPNLAKLLRTGTSRIAQCVIPSFTNPNNLSIVTGRPPNVHGIAGNYFYDRASGEEVMMNDARFLRAPTLFAVFHDAGARVAVVTAKDKLRTLLGKGLDFASGHAIAFSAEKANEATRERNGLGDVLAYVGRPLPDVYSADLSEFVFAAGVKLLDSFRPDLMYLSTTDYVQHKAAPGSPKANAFYAMFDRYVGALDAAGCVLAITADHGMNDKHRADGAPDVLYLQDLFDEWTGTGRSRVILPITDPYVAHHGALGSFATIYLPDGVDAAQASELLERLRRTDGIQLALTSAEACERFELPPDRIGDIVVIGTRAKVFGTSAKRHDLSGLTEPLRSHGGVSEENVPLIVNRKTDWPADRALRNFDIFDVALNHVLQTTE is encoded by the coding sequence ATGAGCACGCTGCACGATACCGAACTGAGCGTCAACGGTCGCGATTACCGGTTTCCTTCGGTGCCAGTCGTCGTTATCTGCCTCGACGGTTCGGAGCCCGCCTATATCGAGGAAGCCGCGAAGGCCGGGCGCGCGCCCAATCTCGCGAAACTGCTGCGCACCGGCACGAGCCGCATCGCGCAGTGCGTGATTCCGAGCTTCACGAACCCGAACAATCTATCGATCGTCACGGGCCGGCCGCCGAACGTGCATGGCATCGCCGGCAACTACTTCTACGACCGCGCGAGCGGCGAAGAAGTGATGATGAACGACGCGCGCTTCCTGCGCGCGCCGACACTGTTCGCGGTGTTCCACGATGCCGGTGCCAGGGTCGCGGTGGTCACCGCGAAAGACAAACTGCGTACGCTGCTCGGCAAGGGGCTCGACTTCGCGAGCGGGCACGCGATCGCCTTCTCGGCCGAAAAAGCCAACGAGGCAACGCGCGAGCGCAACGGTCTGGGCGACGTGCTCGCGTATGTCGGCAGGCCGCTGCCCGATGTGTATTCGGCGGACCTGTCCGAGTTCGTATTCGCGGCGGGCGTGAAGCTACTCGACAGCTTCCGGCCCGACCTGATGTACCTGTCGACGACCGATTACGTGCAGCACAAGGCCGCGCCGGGTTCACCGAAAGCCAACGCGTTCTATGCGATGTTCGACCGTTATGTCGGTGCACTTGATGCGGCGGGCTGCGTGCTCGCCATTACCGCCGATCACGGCATGAACGACAAACATCGCGCGGATGGCGCCCCCGACGTGCTGTACCTGCAGGATCTGTTCGACGAATGGACAGGCACCGGACGCTCGCGCGTGATTCTGCCGATCACCGATCCGTACGTCGCGCATCACGGCGCGCTGGGTTCTTTCGCGACGATCTATCTGCCCGACGGTGTCGACGCAGCGCAAGCATCGGAGCTGCTCGAACGGCTGCGCCGGACCGACGGTATCCAGCTCGCGTTGACGAGCGCCGAGGCTTGCGAGCGCTTCGAGTTGCCGCCCGACCGGATCGGCGACATCGTCGTGATCGGCACCCGCGCCAAAGTGTTCGGCACCAGCGCGAAACGTCATGACCTGTCGGGGCTGACCGAACCGCTGCGCTCGCACGGCGGCGTCTCGGAAGAAAACGTGCCGCTGATCGTCAACCGCAAAACCGACTGGCCGGCGGACCGCGCGTTGCGCAACTTCGACATTTTCGACGTTGCGCTGAACCACGTGCTGCAGACCACCGAATAG
- the phnY gene encoding phosphonoacetaldehyde dehydrogenase: protein MNVMSKPAVRQEAMRIAGRHVSTDELIDVLNPYTNEVVGTVPAGRPEHVQEAFAKAHAFKPRLSRFERQRILQRTAELLSERKEDFARLITAESGLCWKDGLYEASRAFDVWSFAAQLTCRDDGEIYSCDISPNGKNRKIFTTRLPLLGVISAITPFNHPLNMVSHKLAPAIATNNRVVLKPTELTPLTALALADVLYEAGLPPEMLSVVTGNPRTMGDAMITDPHADLITFTGSVRVGKYIAQHAGYRRTVLELGGNDPLIVMEDADLDKAAQLAVTGATKNSGQRCTAVKRILVVQSVADEFVERVLVHAKKLKCGDPMDPSVDVGTVINEAAAQLFERRVADAQARGARVLYGAPRQGALFHPTVVDHVPYDCELVHEETFGPVIPIIRVPDVLDEVIRISNSTDYGLSSGVCTNRLDYITRFVKELEVGTVNVWEVPGYRTEMSPFGGIKDSGNGYKEGMVEAMKSYTNVRTWSMPWE, encoded by the coding sequence ATGAACGTGATGAGCAAACCCGCAGTCAGGCAGGAAGCGATGCGCATCGCCGGCCGGCACGTGAGCACCGACGAACTGATCGACGTATTGAACCCGTACACCAACGAAGTCGTGGGGACCGTGCCCGCAGGCCGTCCCGAGCATGTACAGGAGGCATTTGCGAAAGCGCACGCATTCAAGCCGCGGCTCTCGCGTTTCGAGCGCCAGCGCATCCTGCAGCGCACGGCCGAATTGCTGAGCGAGCGCAAGGAAGACTTCGCGCGCCTGATCACCGCGGAATCGGGGCTGTGTTGGAAGGATGGTCTCTATGAGGCGAGCCGGGCCTTCGACGTGTGGTCGTTCGCGGCGCAACTCACCTGCAGGGACGACGGTGAGATCTATTCCTGCGATATCAGTCCAAACGGCAAGAACCGCAAGATCTTCACGACGCGGCTGCCGCTGCTCGGCGTGATCTCGGCGATTACGCCGTTCAATCATCCGTTGAACATGGTGAGCCACAAGCTTGCGCCCGCCATCGCGACCAACAACCGCGTCGTGCTCAAGCCCACCGAACTCACACCGCTTACCGCGCTTGCGCTGGCCGACGTGCTCTACGAAGCGGGCCTGCCGCCCGAGATGCTGAGCGTCGTCACCGGCAATCCGCGCACGATGGGCGACGCGATGATCACCGATCCGCACGCGGATCTGATCACGTTCACGGGTTCCGTGCGGGTCGGCAAATACATCGCGCAACACGCCGGCTATCGCCGCACGGTACTGGAACTCGGCGGCAACGATCCGCTGATCGTGATGGAGGATGCCGACCTCGACAAGGCCGCGCAGCTTGCGGTGACCGGTGCAACGAAGAACTCCGGGCAGCGCTGCACGGCGGTCAAGCGGATTCTCGTCGTGCAAAGCGTCGCCGATGAATTCGTCGAACGCGTGCTCGTGCATGCGAAGAAACTGAAGTGCGGCGATCCGATGGACCCATCCGTCGACGTCGGCACCGTGATCAACGAGGCGGCCGCGCAACTGTTCGAGCGTCGGGTTGCCGACGCACAGGCGCGCGGCGCGCGCGTGCTGTACGGCGCGCCGCGCCAGGGCGCGCTGTTTCATCCGACCGTGGTCGACCACGTGCCATACGACTGCGAACTGGTGCACGAAGAGACCTTCGGCCCGGTGATCCCCATCATTCGCGTGCCGGACGTGCTCGATGAAGTGATCCGGATTTCGAACTCGACCGACTATGGTCTTTCGTCGGGCGTCTGCACGAACCGGCTCGACTACATCACGCGCTTCGTGAAGGAACTGGAGGTCGGCACCGTGAACGTGTGGGAAGTGCCCGGCTATCGCACGGAGATGTCGCCGTTCGGCGGCATCAAGGATTCGGGCAATGGCTACAAGGAGGGCATGGTCGAGGCCATGAAAAGCTATACGAACGTGCGGACCTGGTCGATGCCCTGGGAGTGA
- a CDS encoding serine hydrolase domain-containing protein: MSDRAVDPATTSTAVLATAPHRDGLTRAAPSTTGADADAIGAFLDDVDAAGLDLHSLMLYHRGHVVAEAWRWPYRADRPRILHSVAKSFTACAIGLALADGLFRLDDKVVDFFPEARPAPDASAGNGQDWLAQMTIEDLLTMRTGHEGETSGAAWRSLQSSWIAEFFRIPLVHQPGSAFMYTSAASYVLSAILSRVTGETLHDYLKPRIFEPLGIHGEKWDIGPDGINPGGNGLTATMADMLKLGLLHAQNGVWEGRRLLPEQWVKQATQPHGEPFKYGYHWWTRGDGNFSAIGRFVQMVTVFPAHGAALAVTGAIKGSGRLFPHIDRYFPVAFRDPKADSTAAREAAAADARLTARLAAWQSPDAPAPWKLADRAVRAPMNSGARRFTIASNPHGVQTLEFGFADDRCTFRLIDAHGPHTIVAGFDRWIETRTDMPGSDLHHGYHLVHSPVVARACWVDERRLQMTWIFAETAFRDTVIAEFDGTRLVFRREVNINGGALRHEDLNGTLSD, encoded by the coding sequence ATGTCCGACCGTGCCGTCGATCCAGCCACCACATCGACCGCGGTCCTGGCCACCGCGCCGCATCGAGATGGGCTGACGCGCGCCGCGCCGTCCACTACCGGCGCCGATGCCGATGCGATCGGCGCTTTTCTCGACGACGTCGACGCGGCCGGCCTCGACCTGCATTCGTTGATGCTGTATCACCGCGGCCATGTCGTCGCCGAGGCATGGCGCTGGCCGTATCGCGCGGACCGCCCGCGCATCCTGCACTCGGTGGCGAAGAGCTTCACAGCGTGCGCGATCGGTCTGGCGCTGGCCGACGGGCTGTTCCGGCTCGACGACAAGGTCGTGGACTTTTTCCCCGAGGCGCGTCCCGCGCCGGACGCCTCAGCCGGCAATGGCCAGGACTGGCTCGCGCAAATGACGATCGAAGATCTGCTGACGATGCGCACCGGTCACGAAGGGGAGACCTCCGGCGCGGCATGGCGTTCGTTGCAGTCGAGCTGGATCGCCGAGTTTTTCAGGATCCCACTCGTGCATCAACCGGGCAGCGCGTTCATGTACACCAGCGCGGCGAGCTACGTGCTGTCGGCGATCCTGAGCCGCGTGACCGGCGAGACGCTGCACGACTATCTGAAACCGCGCATCTTCGAGCCGCTCGGCATCCACGGCGAAAAGTGGGACATCGGGCCCGACGGCATCAATCCGGGCGGCAACGGTCTGACGGCCACGATGGCCGATATGCTGAAGCTCGGCCTTCTGCACGCGCAAAACGGTGTTTGGGAAGGGCGCCGTCTGTTGCCTGAACAATGGGTGAAGCAGGCGACCCAGCCGCATGGCGAGCCGTTCAAATATGGCTATCACTGGTGGACCCGCGGCGACGGCAACTTCAGCGCAATTGGCCGGTTCGTGCAGATGGTCACGGTGTTCCCCGCGCATGGGGCGGCGCTTGCCGTCACCGGCGCAATCAAGGGCAGTGGACGATTGTTTCCGCATATCGACCGTTATTTTCCGGTGGCATTTCGTGATCCGAAGGCGGACAGCACCGCCGCACGCGAAGCCGCCGCGGCCGATGCGCGTCTCACGGCCAGACTCGCCGCATGGCAGAGCCCCGATGCGCCCGCGCCGTGGAAGCTCGCGGATCGCGCGGTGCGCGCGCCGATGAATTCCGGCGCGCGGCGTTTCACGATCGCGTCGAACCCGCACGGCGTGCAAACGCTCGAATTCGGTTTCGCGGACGATCGCTGCACATTCAGACTCATCGATGCGCACGGGCCTCACACGATCGTCGCGGGCTTCGACCGTTGGATCGAAACGCGTACCGACATGCCCGGCAGCGATCTGCATCACGGTTATCACCTGGTCCACAGCCCGGTCGTCGCGCGCGCGTGCTGGGTCGACGAACGGCGCTTGCAGATGACGTGGATTTTTGCCGAAACCGCGTTTCGCGACACTGTCATCGCCGAATTCGACGGCACGCGGCTCGTGTTCCGGCGGGAAGTGAACATCAACGGCGGCGCGCTGCGTCACGAGGATCTGAACGGCACGCTGTCGGACTGA
- the acnA gene encoding aconitate hydratase AcnA, whose protein sequence is MENNYSPTQARLVVDGASFRYVDLPGLFGDTLRKLPVVLRLLLENVVRNTDGDERRAAVEGILGWTARATSETEIAFQPSRVLMHDTTSTPALVDIAAMRDALAEAGVDPAVLNPVLPVDSSVDHSLAVEHFARPDAAPLNLQLELRRNAERYRFLRWASGALKGVRIHPPGTGIMHTINLEQLASVVSVVDHAGETWAVPDTLIGTDSHTPMINGIGVLGWGVGGLEAQTVMFGMPVMQRIPDVIGVRLSGALRAGVLATDLALTVTHRLREIGVSGEFVEFFGPGVATLSAGERSVVANMAPEYGASTGFFPVDRHTLTYLRSTNRSADAIRLVEAFTRQTGLWFDPANEPRYTKTISIDLASIGMHVAGPRRPQDLLDYSQMPAALAKLAFQPARVHPAMPPHPVAIAAITSCTNTSDPALLIAAGLVARNARALGLKVPAWIKTSLGPGSPAAAAYLERAGLLDELAAVGFDIVGYGCTTCIGNSGALTEPIRAAMADQSVYPVAVLSGNRNFPGRIHPDMDLGFIMSPPLVIAFALAGNAAMDLSSEPLQTTADGKPVYLSDLWPTTQQVAELVSAAADPLDYPRAFALASRNPSWHELDAPSGARFPWSPTSTALRRPPFASVAEGSQLGRYRAYPLLVLGDDITTDHISPASGIPKDSFVADFLVSRGDDRDDLNVFASRRGNWEVMMRAAFYNRTLVNRLRAGMPVAHTLHVPSGDVLPIFEAATRYRQDGDAVVLVAGERYGTGSSRDWAAKGQRLLGIRAVLAVSFERIHRSNLIGMGILPIRFAPGISPNTLDLQAGDMLEVDATADALSPRCAIAVRVVRADGRVEPVAATAAVETQLECRLLRSGGVIPLILQNTLAAQKA, encoded by the coding sequence ATGGAAAACAACTATTCCCCAACCCAGGCGCGGCTCGTGGTCGACGGCGCCAGCTTTCGCTATGTCGATCTGCCCGGCCTATTCGGCGACACGTTGCGCAAGCTGCCGGTCGTGCTGCGTCTGCTGCTGGAAAACGTGGTCCGCAACACGGATGGCGACGAGCGGCGCGCAGCCGTCGAAGGCATTCTCGGCTGGACCGCGCGCGCGACCAGCGAGACGGAGATCGCATTCCAGCCGAGTCGGGTGCTGATGCACGACACGACCAGCACTCCCGCGCTCGTCGACATCGCCGCGATGCGCGACGCGCTCGCCGAAGCCGGCGTCGATCCCGCAGTGCTCAATCCCGTGCTGCCGGTCGACTCGTCGGTCGACCACTCGCTCGCGGTCGAACATTTCGCGAGGCCGGACGCGGCGCCGCTCAATCTGCAGCTCGAACTTCGCCGCAACGCTGAGCGCTACCGGTTTCTGCGCTGGGCGTCCGGTGCGCTCAAGGGTGTGCGGATCCATCCGCCGGGCACCGGGATCATGCATACGATCAACCTGGAGCAGCTCGCGAGCGTGGTGTCGGTCGTCGATCACGCCGGCGAAACCTGGGCCGTGCCCGATACGCTGATCGGTACGGACAGTCACACGCCGATGATCAACGGCATCGGCGTACTCGGCTGGGGCGTGGGCGGACTCGAAGCGCAGACGGTGATGTTCGGCATGCCGGTGATGCAACGTATTCCCGACGTCATCGGCGTCCGTCTGAGCGGCGCGCTGCGCGCGGGCGTGCTGGCCACCGACCTCGCACTGACCGTCACGCACCGGCTCCGCGAGATCGGCGTGTCGGGCGAGTTCGTCGAGTTCTTCGGGCCGGGCGTCGCGACGCTAAGCGCGGGAGAACGCTCGGTCGTCGCGAACATGGCGCCGGAATACGGCGCGTCGACAGGATTCTTTCCGGTCGATCGGCACACGCTGACTTACCTGCGCTCGACGAATCGTTCCGCCGACGCGATCCGGCTGGTCGAAGCGTTCACCAGACAGACCGGCCTGTGGTTCGATCCGGCCAACGAGCCGCGCTATACGAAAACCATCAGCATCGATCTCGCGAGCATCGGCATGCACGTGGCAGGACCGCGCCGCCCGCAGGATCTGCTCGATTATTCGCAGATGCCGGCCGCGCTGGCGAAGCTCGCATTCCAACCCGCGCGCGTGCACCCCGCGATGCCGCCGCATCCCGTGGCAATCGCCGCGATCACGAGTTGCACGAACACATCCGATCCGGCCTTGCTGATCGCTGCCGGGCTGGTTGCGCGCAACGCGCGCGCGCTGGGGCTCAAGGTGCCCGCATGGATCAAGACCTCGCTCGGCCCCGGTTCGCCTGCTGCCGCCGCGTATCTCGAACGCGCGGGTCTGCTCGACGAACTGGCCGCGGTCGGCTTCGATATCGTCGGATACGGCTGCACGACATGCATCGGCAATTCCGGCGCGCTGACGGAACCGATACGCGCGGCAATGGCCGACCAATCGGTTTATCCGGTGGCGGTGCTGTCGGGCAACCGGAACTTCCCCGGCCGCATCCATCCGGACATGGACCTCGGTTTCATCATGTCGCCGCCGCTCGTGATCGCGTTTGCACTGGCGGGCAACGCGGCGATGGATTTGAGCAGCGAGCCGCTTCAAACAACAGCCGACGGCAAGCCGGTCTATCTCAGCGATCTGTGGCCGACGACGCAGCAAGTTGCGGAACTCGTCAGCGCGGCGGCCGATCCGCTCGACTACCCGCGCGCGTTCGCGCTGGCGAGCCGCAATCCGTCATGGCACGAGCTCGATGCACCCAGCGGCGCGCGGTTTCCGTGGAGTCCGACGTCGACCGCGCTGCGCCGGCCGCCGTTTGCGTCGGTCGCCGAAGGCAGTCAGCTCGGCCGCTACCGTGCTTATCCGTTGCTGGTACTCGGCGACGACATCACGACCGATCACATCTCGCCTGCCAGCGGCATTCCGAAAGACAGCTTCGTCGCCGACTTTCTGGTCTCGCGCGGAGACGACCGCGACGATCTCAACGTGTTCGCGTCGCGCCGTGGCAACTGGGAAGTGATGATGCGTGCGGCGTTCTACAACCGCACGCTGGTGAACCGGCTGCGGGCCGGCATGCCGGTCGCTCATACGTTGCATGTGCCGAGCGGCGACGTGCTGCCGATTTTCGAGGCCGCCACGCGCTATCGGCAAGACGGCGACGCGGTAGTGCTGGTCGCGGGCGAGCGGTACGGCACCGGTTCGTCGCGCGACTGGGCTGCCAAGGGGCAGCGCCTGCTCGGCATTCGCGCGGTACTGGCGGTGAGCTTCGAGCGGATTCATCGCTCGAATCTGATCGGCATGGGTATTCTGCCGATACGCTTCGCACCTGGCATCAGCCCGAACACACTCGATCTGCAAGCTGGCGATATGCTCGAAGTCGATGCAACTGCCGATGCGCTGTCGCCCCGCTGCGCGATTGCCGTGCGTGTCGTGCGCGCGGATGGGCGCGTCGAACCGGTGGCGGCGACTGCCGCTGTCGAGACGCAACTGGAGTGTCGGCTGCTGCGTTCCGGCGGCGTAATTCCTCTGATATTGCAGAACACGCTGGCTGCACAAAAGGCTTGA
- a CDS encoding GntR family transcriptional regulator has translation MIERSIATQIIELIKTEGLQAGSHLPAQMLADRLRVSRSPVNEALALLHEKGMLTREKNRGFFVAKPVVEPLAEVVGELGLDETDPVTRVYFQIADDLLTGKLSNEFPEQLIRSRYSLTSAQLGAVLGRIANEGWAERKPGYGWRFSPMLTTTDSLLQSYRLRLALEPAALLEPGYHLAPRILQRCRAVELHLLAGGIETDTADQLHDRGVRFHESLVEASGNSFFIDAIKRVNRVRRLLSYRSMQHRERYVEHCKQHLHVLDLLERERNEEASETLRQHLLHTLEALSRISGILKP, from the coding sequence ATGATCGAGCGTTCCATTGCGACCCAGATCATCGAGTTGATCAAGACCGAAGGACTGCAGGCCGGCAGCCATCTGCCCGCGCAGATGCTGGCCGACCGCTTGCGGGTGTCGCGCTCGCCGGTCAATGAGGCGCTCGCGCTGCTGCACGAAAAAGGCATGTTGACGCGCGAAAAGAATCGCGGCTTCTTCGTCGCAAAGCCGGTTGTCGAACCGCTTGCCGAGGTGGTTGGAGAACTGGGCCTCGATGAAACGGACCCCGTCACCCGCGTGTATTTCCAGATCGCCGACGACCTGCTGACGGGCAAGCTGTCCAATGAATTCCCGGAGCAACTGATCCGCAGCCGCTACAGCCTCACGAGCGCGCAACTGGGCGCCGTACTGGGGCGCATCGCTAACGAGGGCTGGGCCGAGCGCAAGCCCGGCTACGGCTGGCGATTCTCGCCGATGCTGACAACCACGGACAGTCTTCTGCAGTCGTACCGTCTGCGCCTCGCACTGGAACCGGCGGCGCTGCTCGAACCCGGCTATCACCTTGCGCCCAGGATTCTGCAGCGCTGCCGTGCCGTCGAACTTCATCTGCTCGCCGGTGGAATCGAAACCGATACCGCGGATCAACTGCACGATCGTGGCGTGCGTTTTCATGAATCGCTAGTCGAAGCGTCGGGCAACAGCTTCTTTATCGACGCGATCAAACGCGTCAACCGGGTTCGCCGGTTGCTGTCCTATCGATCGATGCAGCACCGCGAACGTTATGTGGAACACTGCAAGCAGCATCTGCATGTGCTCGATCTGCTCGAACGCGAGCGCAACGAAGAGGCATCCGAAACGCTCCGTCAGCATCTGTTGCATACGCTCGAGGCGCTGTCGCGCATCAGCGGAATTCTCAAACCTTGA
- a CDS encoding ABC transporter substrate-binding protein — MNIDQAVVTAFTPTGKLRASINLGNPILANRDPVSGEPVGVSIDLARAFAERLAVELELVVFDAAGKSVEAVGDERADIGFFAVDPLRGQAIAFTAPYVLIEGFYLVRENSPILSNQDVDHSHNRVAVGKGSAYDLYLSRELKAAQIVRAPTSPTVVQTFVEQNLEVAAGVKQQLEADARKLPGLRLLDQRFMVIQQAMGTPKTRGDAAAAVLRQFVEEMKKSGFVSASLARHGIAGASVAPAA, encoded by the coding sequence ATGAACATCGATCAAGCTGTCGTCACCGCGTTCACGCCGACTGGGAAGCTGCGCGCGTCGATCAATCTCGGCAACCCGATTCTCGCCAACCGGGATCCAGTTTCGGGCGAGCCTGTCGGCGTATCGATCGATCTCGCGCGCGCGTTTGCCGAACGCCTCGCGGTCGAACTGGAACTGGTGGTGTTCGACGCGGCGGGCAAATCCGTTGAAGCCGTGGGCGACGAGCGCGCCGATATCGGTTTTTTCGCGGTCGATCCGCTGCGCGGCCAGGCGATCGCCTTTACCGCGCCTTATGTGCTGATAGAGGGCTTCTACCTCGTTCGCGAGAACTCACCGATTCTCTCCAACCAGGATGTCGATCATTCGCACAATCGCGTCGCGGTTGGCAAAGGCAGCGCGTACGACCTGTATCTGTCGCGCGAGCTGAAAGCCGCGCAGATTGTCCGTGCGCCAACCTCACCGACCGTCGTGCAGACTTTCGTCGAACAGAACCTCGAAGTCGCGGCGGGCGTGAAGCAGCAACTCGAGGCGGACGCGCGCAAGCTGCCGGGATTGCGGCTTCTCGATCAGCGCTTCATGGTGATCCAGCAGGCGATGGGCACGCCCAAAACACGCGGTGACGCGGCAGCGGCGGTTCTGCGGCAATTCGTCGAAGAGATGAAAAAGTCCGGCTTCGTTTCGGCCTCGCTCGCGCGGCATGGCATTGCCGGCGCGTCGGTTGCACCTGCTGCCTGA
- a CDS encoding TonB-dependent receptor domain-containing protein: MTIANRLTAIGVTFLLRPDTLIYASYMTGLQETGLAPTTAVNAFQTLLPTTAKQKEIGIRSTALYGLSTTLAYFDINRGTEQLNEQNVFWSTAARSTRGLRRRLAVKSTGGGHSTSLVSICMQALRVRRIRRCRAPNPRTRPTSR; the protein is encoded by the coding sequence GTGACGATCGCCAATCGCCTGACGGCCATCGGCGTAACTTTTCTGTTGCGCCCCGATACCTTGATCTACGCGAGTTATATGACTGGGCTGCAGGAAACCGGGCTCGCGCCGACCACGGCCGTCAACGCATTCCAGACGCTGTTGCCGACCACTGCGAAGCAGAAGGAAATCGGTATCCGTTCGACCGCTCTTTACGGCCTCAGTACGACCCTCGCGTACTTCGACATCAACCGCGGTACCGAGCAGCTCAACGAGCAGAATGTGTTCTGGTCGACGGCCGCTCGATCTACTAGGGGGTTGAGGCGTCGCTTGGCGGTGAAGTCAACCGGGGGTGGTCATTCAACGTCGCTGGTCAGTATCTGCATGCAGGCACTTCGGGTGCGTCGAATCCGGCGCTGTCGGGCACCCAACCCGAGAACACGCCCAACTTCACGCTGA
- a CDS encoding class II aldolase/adducin family protein, translated as MCVTDLNDDYQIPTPIGGKLPVPRVYENIEDERRHCKLKLAAGFRLLARFGLTEGIAGHVTVRDPEHADRYWVNQYAQHFSTIHPDDLMCIDSDGGVHYGTGPINAAAVAIHCGIHRVNHSVTAAVHTHTTYGRAFAARERLLEPINQEACQFYENHVVFRGDIVVLATDEGERIARTMGDCKAAILLNHGLLTIGSSVDAALYRFIAMERCAQVQLLAEAAGPLQPLSADEARATRRHLASDYVAWLGFQGLYQQVLRENRDLSVYAGSLSQ; from the coding sequence ATGTGCGTGACCGATTTGAACGACGACTATCAGATCCCGACTCCCATCGGCGGCAAACTGCCGGTGCCGCGCGTCTATGAAAACATCGAGGACGAACGGCGTCACTGCAAGCTGAAGCTCGCGGCCGGGTTCCGGCTGCTCGCGCGTTTCGGGCTGACCGAAGGTATTGCCGGTCACGTGACGGTGCGCGACCCGGAGCACGCCGACCGTTACTGGGTCAATCAATACGCGCAGCACTTCTCGACCATTCATCCGGACGACCTGATGTGTATCGACAGCGATGGCGGCGTGCACTATGGGACGGGGCCGATCAACGCGGCGGCGGTGGCGATTCATTGCGGCATTCATCGCGTCAATCATTCGGTGACGGCGGCGGTGCATACGCATACGACCTATGGCCGGGCATTCGCCGCGCGCGAAAGACTACTCGAACCGATCAACCAGGAGGCCTGCCAGTTCTATGAAAACCACGTGGTGTTCCGCGGCGACATCGTCGTGCTGGCCACGGACGAAGGCGAACGGATCGCGCGGACGATGGGCGATTGCAAGGCCGCAATCCTGTTGAACCACGGGTTGCTGACGATCGGCTCGAGCGTCGATGCCGCGCTGTACCGTTTCATTGCGATGGAGCGTTGTGCGCAGGTGCAACTGCTCGCCGAGGCAGCCGGACCGTTGCAGCCGCTCAGCGCCGACGAAGCGCGCGCGACGCGTCGGCATCTGGCGTCGGACTATGTCGCGTGGCTCGGTTTTCAGGGCTTGTATCAGCAGGTGCTTCGCGAGAATCGGGATTTGAGTGTTTACGCGGGGAGTTTGTCGCAGTGA